In Numidum massiliense, a single genomic region encodes these proteins:
- the licT gene encoding BglG family transcription antiterminator LicT produces the protein MKIKKVFNNNVALTQNEQGQEMVVMGRGLTFQKRAGEVIDPAKIEKTFIFHQPGVSDKLADLLQEIPEQYLALSDRIISYAKSQLETPLDDYLYVALTDHLSFAINRHEQGVLIRNVLLWEIRKYYKKEFQIALTALNLIEEETGVSLPEDEAGFIAMHLVNGQNCGEGIDYMVQVTKIVDSILSIVKYHYHMELNEGSVSYERFLTHLRFFALRYVRKEVKLCGQLDNFLYEQVRNKYEKAFQASERIALFLERTYDWVISADEKIYLTLHIHRVTSRQEVKEATDE, from the coding sequence ATGAAAATAAAAAAGGTGTTCAACAACAATGTCGCTTTGACGCAAAATGAACAAGGACAGGAAATGGTTGTGATGGGGCGAGGACTAACCTTTCAGAAGCGTGCCGGGGAGGTGATCGACCCAGCCAAAATCGAAAAGACCTTCATTTTTCATCAACCAGGCGTATCGGACAAGCTAGCTGATTTGCTACAGGAAATCCCGGAACAGTACTTGGCCCTGTCAGACCGAATTATTTCTTATGCGAAGTCGCAGTTGGAAACGCCGTTAGACGACTATTTATATGTCGCACTGACCGATCACTTAAGCTTTGCCATCAATCGGCATGAACAAGGGGTACTAATCCGCAATGTGCTGTTGTGGGAGATTAGGAAGTACTACAAAAAAGAATTTCAAATTGCTCTCACCGCTCTCAATCTTATAGAAGAGGAAACGGGAGTCAGTTTGCCCGAGGACGAAGCGGGATTCATTGCCATGCATCTCGTTAACGGTCAAAATTGCGGCGAAGGGATCGACTATATGGTGCAAGTGACGAAAATAGTCGATAGTATTTTAAGTATCGTCAAATACCACTACCATATGGAATTAAACGAGGGCTCTGTCAGTTACGAGCGCTTCCTCACTCATCTCCGTTTTTTTGCTCTGCGGTATGTGCGAAAAGAAGTGAAGTTGTGCGGGCAACTGGATAATTTTTTGTATGAACAGGTGAGAAATAAGTATGAGAAGGCGTTTCAGGCGAGTGAAAGGATCGCCTTGTTTTTGGAACGGACGTATGACTGGGTGATTTCCGCTGACGAAAAAATATATTTAACGCTGCATATTCATCGCGTGACAAGTCGGCAGGAAGTGAAGGAAGCGACGGATGAGTAA
- a CDS encoding DUF871 domain-containing protein produces MKKHLGVSIYPHQSDATRDVNYLETAHRYGFERVFTCLLSVDGNKDKVLADFKESLACANRLGMEVIVDISPRVLKELQLSFDDLSFFHELGVAGIRLDMGFSGLEEANMTYNPYGLNIEINMSMGTRYVDNIMCHEPNRTRLIGCHNFYPHKYAGLSYDFFIDCSKKFKAHGLRTAAFVSSQAADFGPWPIVEGLPTLEMHRTLPIDVQAKHLYATGLIEDVIVGNAYASEAELQRLSEVNRESISLAVTLHEGVTDLERKIVFDEFHFYRGDVSDYMIRSSQSRMKFRGQSFPPHHTQPIQRGDILIENDLYGQYAGELQIARRNMDNSGKTNVVGRIREEEVFLIDYIKPWGKFSFTEYKR; encoded by the coding sequence TTGAAAAAGCATTTAGGTGTGTCGATTTACCCGCATCAATCGGATGCAACGCGAGATGTCAATTACTTGGAAACGGCTCATCGCTACGGTTTTGAGCGCGTATTTACGTGTTTGTTGTCCGTCGACGGGAACAAAGATAAGGTTTTGGCAGACTTTAAAGAGTCACTCGCCTGTGCGAACCGATTAGGGATGGAAGTGATCGTCGACATTAGCCCGCGCGTGTTAAAAGAGTTACAGCTTTCGTTTGACGACTTGTCTTTTTTTCACGAGTTAGGGGTAGCCGGCATTCGCCTCGACATGGGATTTTCTGGGTTGGAAGAGGCGAACATGACGTACAATCCTTACGGGTTGAACATCGAAATCAATATGAGTATGGGGACGCGGTACGTAGATAACATCATGTGCCACGAACCGAACCGTACCCGATTAATCGGGTGTCACAACTTTTACCCGCATAAATACGCTGGACTATCTTACGACTTTTTTATTGATTGCAGTAAAAAGTTCAAGGCACACGGTTTGCGCACAGCCGCCTTCGTCTCCTCGCAAGCAGCCGATTTTGGTCCGTGGCCGATCGTCGAAGGGTTGCCAACTCTCGAAATGCACCGGACCCTACCGATCGACGTGCAAGCGAAGCATTTGTACGCGACGGGATTAATCGAGGACGTCATCGTCGGCAACGCTTACGCTTCTGAGGCGGAGTTACAGCGCTTAAGTGAGGTCAATCGAGAAAGCATCTCGCTTGCGGTGACGTTACACGAAGGGGTTACCGATTTAGAACGGAAGATCGTTTTTGACGAATTTCACTTTTATCGCGGCGATGTGTCGGATTACATGATCCGCTCGTCGCAAAGTCGGATGAAGTTCCGCGGACAATCGTTCCCGCCGCATCATACGCAGCCGATTCAGCGCGGAGACATTTTAATCGAAAACGACTTGTACGGGCAATACGCCGGCGAGCTGCAAATTGCGCGCCGTAATATGGACAACTCGGGTAAGACGAACGTCGTTGGGCGGATCCGCGAAGAGGAAGTGTTCTTGATCGATTATATTAAGCCGTGGGGCAAATTTTCGTTTACTGAGTATAAGCGATAA
- a CDS encoding beta-glucoside-specific PTS transporter subunit IIABC, with protein sequence MDHAKLARDIMKGVGGEENVRSLVHCATRLRFRLKSRDKADKTRIEQMPGVIQVMISGGQFQIVVGNEVSDVYREIMKITQLDDDGGKGEEEAGEKGNILHQAIDIISAIFTPLLGAMAGVGILKGLLIVVAAAGWLNVESGTYQILNATADSLFYFLPMLLAFTSGRKFGANPYVAVVIAGALLHPQLIEAFGEAGKLSFFGIPVVYMNYATSVIPIVLAVYVMSKLEKVLNNFFHSTVRTFFTPLMLLVVMVPLTLIVFGPFGTYVSAWLATGYSWIYDNSAILAGMFLGFFNQIFVIFGLHWGLIPIGINNLTQFGSDTFTALVAPTVFAQAGAALGVLLKSKQQKVRAIAAPATIAGIFGITEPAVYGVTLPHKEPFIMGAIAGAVGGAISGMSGAASKSFAVPGLASLPVFYGEGFGMFVVAIVVSFFLAAVLTYLFGYKDVEEDAQSEQSKGQGKNGQGKGENHTGIMESTIISSPFSGKVVPLEEVKDAVFSSQGMGKGLAVVPSEGHVHAPVKGKVTTVFPTGHAFGIRSDSGVEILIHIGIDTVQLEGQYFSPKVKQGDTVEKGQLIATCDLEAIAKEGYDLTTPIVITNTNDYLDIVSVDPATVNVGDRLLTVVK encoded by the coding sequence ATGGATCATGCCAAATTAGCCCGCGACATTATGAAGGGAGTCGGCGGCGAGGAAAATGTACGCTCACTCGTCCACTGTGCCACGCGGTTGCGATTTCGGCTAAAGAGCAGGGACAAAGCGGATAAAACGCGCATCGAGCAGATGCCGGGCGTCATTCAAGTGATGATCAGCGGCGGCCAATTTCAAATCGTCGTCGGCAATGAGGTGAGTGACGTCTATCGCGAAATAATGAAGATCACTCAGCTCGATGACGACGGGGGAAAAGGTGAAGAGGAAGCTGGAGAAAAAGGGAATATTCTTCACCAGGCGATCGACATTATTTCCGCCATTTTCACGCCGTTACTCGGCGCGATGGCTGGAGTAGGTATTTTAAAAGGGCTTTTAATTGTAGTGGCCGCTGCCGGTTGGCTAAACGTAGAAAGTGGCACGTACCAAATATTAAACGCCACCGCCGACAGTTTGTTCTACTTCTTGCCCATGTTGCTCGCCTTTACCTCGGGGAGAAAGTTCGGGGCTAATCCGTACGTTGCCGTCGTCATTGCCGGTGCGTTGCTGCACCCGCAATTGATTGAAGCTTTTGGCGAGGCAGGGAAACTTTCCTTTTTCGGTATTCCGGTCGTGTATATGAATTACGCCACATCGGTCATTCCGATCGTTCTCGCCGTCTATGTAATGTCGAAGTTAGAAAAGGTGCTCAACAACTTTTTTCATTCGACGGTACGGACGTTCTTTACTCCTTTAATGTTGCTTGTCGTGATGGTACCGTTAACCTTAATCGTCTTCGGGCCCTTCGGTACGTACGTGAGCGCCTGGTTGGCGACGGGGTATTCGTGGATTTACGATAACAGTGCAATTTTAGCGGGGATGTTCTTAGGCTTTTTCAATCAAATCTTCGTTATTTTCGGCTTGCACTGGGGCCTAATCCCGATTGGGATAAACAATTTAACGCAATTCGGCTCAGATACATTTACTGCCCTCGTGGCACCTACTGTATTTGCACAAGCGGGGGCGGCCTTAGGCGTCCTGTTGAAGTCGAAACAGCAAAAAGTAAGGGCAATCGCCGCACCGGCGACGATTGCCGGCATATTCGGCATTACGGAACCGGCTGTTTACGGTGTAACCCTTCCTCACAAAGAGCCGTTTATCATGGGTGCAATCGCTGGGGCGGTTGGCGGCGCGATCTCAGGGATGTCAGGTGCTGCTTCGAAGTCGTTTGCTGTACCGGGGTTAGCGAGCCTGCCCGTCTTTTACGGGGAAGGATTCGGCATGTTTGTCGTGGCGATTGTCGTCTCCTTCTTCTTGGCGGCAGTCCTCACTTATTTGTTCGGCTATAAAGACGTGGAAGAAGATGCGCAAAGTGAACAGTCAAAAGGACAGGGCAAAAACGGACAAGGGAAAGGCGAAAATCATACGGGAATTATGGAAAGTACCATTATTTCCAGCCCCTTCTCGGGGAAAGTCGTACCGTTAGAAGAAGTGAAAGACGCCGTCTTTTCCTCACAAGGGATGGGAAAAGGATTGGCGGTCGTTCCTAGCGAGGGGCATGTGCACGCACCTGTGAAGGGGAAAGTGACCACAGTGTTCCCTACAGGACATGCGTTCGGAATCAGATCAGACAGTGGTGTAGAAATATTGATTCACATCGGGATCGATACTGTACAGCTCGAAGGCCAATATTTTTCCCCAAAAGTGAAACAAGGAGATACCGTGGAAAAAGGACAGCTCATAGCGACGTGTGACCTTGAAGCAATTGCGAAGGAAGGGTACGACCTTACAACGCCGATTGTCATAACTAATACGAATGACTATCTCGACATCGTAAGCGTTGACCCCGCGACTGTCAACGTCGGCGATCGCTTACTCACTGTCGTGAAATAA
- a CDS encoding response regulator transcription factor → MIRIVIAEDQKMLRGALASLLQLEGDFEVVAQVADGKEALDAVAEYQPDVCLLDIEIPHMTGLEVAEALRDRGSSCKIMIVTTFARPGYLQQAMAAQVEGYLLKDEPIEFLVAAIRKVMNGEQVISAELATTLFRREENPLTEREQEVLRLVKEGKTTRQMTKELFLTNGTVRNYLSSAIQKMAASSRHQAIKKAEEKGWI, encoded by the coding sequence ATGATACGCATCGTCATCGCGGAGGATCAAAAAATGTTGCGCGGTGCGCTCGCTTCGCTTTTGCAACTCGAGGGCGATTTCGAAGTGGTGGCGCAAGTAGCCGACGGCAAAGAAGCGCTTGATGCCGTCGCCGAGTATCAACCTGACGTCTGCCTTTTAGATATCGAAATTCCGCACATGACTGGTCTCGAGGTTGCGGAAGCACTTCGCGATCGCGGTTCATCGTGTAAAATTATGATCGTCACGACGTTCGCGAGGCCAGGATATTTGCAACAGGCAATGGCTGCACAAGTAGAAGGGTATTTGTTGAAAGATGAACCGATTGAGTTTTTAGTTGCAGCCATTCGCAAAGTGATGAACGGTGAGCAGGTCATTAGTGCAGAACTGGCGACGACACTATTTAGGCGTGAGGAAAACCCGCTGACGGAGCGGGAGCAGGAAGTGCTACGTCTCGTGAAAGAGGGAAAAACGACGCGACAGATGACGAAGGAGCTCTTTTTAACGAACGGCACGGTTAGAAACTATTTGTCGTCTGCGATCCAAAAGATGGCGGCTAGCTCCCGGCATCAAGCAATCAAAAAGGCAGAGGAAAAAGGATGGATCTAA
- a CDS encoding ABC transporter ATP-binding protein encodes MDNRLLDVSQLTGGYGSNRQVIHDISFHVRERELVGLIGMNGAGKSTTIKHILGLMQPVSGTITLKGRTLQEDTTAFRSQIAYIPETPRLYEELTLYEHLELTAMAYHLDEATFKTRADELLNEFKMSKMVKWFPSTFSKGMQQKVMVMCAFLVRPALLIVDEPFVGLDPLATHSLLNLFSELKEAGTGILMSTHILPTAEKYGDHFVLLHGGRAVLKGTLADMQAQAKRPQASLEDLFMLVAKDRLP; translated from the coding sequence ATGGACAACCGTTTATTAGACGTGAGCCAACTGACAGGTGGTTACGGTAGCAACCGGCAAGTCATTCACGATATTTCTTTTCACGTGCGCGAACGCGAACTGGTCGGGCTAATCGGTATGAACGGCGCCGGAAAAAGCACGACGATCAAGCACATTCTCGGCCTGATGCAACCCGTTTCTGGCACGATTACGTTAAAGGGGCGGACACTGCAAGAAGATACGACCGCCTTTCGTTCGCAAATCGCCTACATACCGGAAACGCCTAGGCTTTACGAAGAGCTGACGCTGTACGAGCACCTCGAACTGACGGCGATGGCTTACCATCTCGACGAAGCGACGTTTAAGACGCGTGCAGACGAACTGCTAAACGAATTTAAAATGAGTAAAATGGTGAAATGGTTCCCAAGTACGTTTTCTAAAGGTATGCAACAAAAAGTGATGGTCATGTGTGCCTTTCTCGTCCGACCGGCGCTATTGATCGTCGACGAACCGTTTGTCGGACTCGACCCGCTCGCCACCCACTCGCTGTTGAACCTTTTTTCCGAATTAAAAGAAGCTGGCACAGGCATTCTCATGTCGACACACATTTTGCCGACGGCGGAAAAGTACGGCGATCATTTCGTGTTGTTGCACGGCGGACGAGCGGTGCTCAAAGGGACGCTCGCGGACATGCAGGCGCAAGCGAAACGGCCACAAGCGAGTTTAGAAGATTTGTTCATGCTCGTCGCAAAGGATCGGTTGCCATGA
- a CDS encoding endo-beta-N-acetylglucosaminidase: protein MFAPLSYAAQPESSYWYPEDLLKWSPEKDPDATFNRGTIPLQGRVIGDKVNANATKEPKLVALSAMYPSTSGAPSQGGDSFDVYAFNYWQYVDTLVMWGGSAGEGIIVPPSADVIDAAHTNGVKVLGTVFFPPQVYGGKYEWVEQLLQQEADGSFPLADKLLEVATYYGFDGWFFNQETEGGNTEDAANMQRFLQYMQQHKPKDMHIMWYDSMVENGSIRWQNALTDQNMMFFHDDGAKVADSMFLNFWWRDMQSSHDKAKSVARSPYDLFAGIDVEANGYNTQVSWDGLFPAGKAAKTSLGIYRPDWSYKSSDSAEQFYAKEDRFWVGENGDPRHTDTKANWKGIAHYIVERSPIDKLPFTTHFNTGHGKFFAVDGKVLREKEWHNRSLQDVLPTWRWIADSEGKALKPSLDFDRAYYGGSSLKVTGDLSRENATHLKLYRTDLKVEKHTKLSVTYKTPFKRAEMKVGLEFADKPGEFVFLKTGPLKGNKWDTKKVSLNKYRGKTITAVSLKFDSKKPIDDFSLNVGQLSIKNKASLKKLPRVSNVTIDNAFKEGIYADARVAWQPVKNAARYEVYRIQSNGKKEFLGATPNDVYYVPQMKRQSSAEQKTTLEIVALDKYDRRGKRARATFEWPAYPRPAAAFTANQTVVAPGEEVQFFDQSSEVTQEVVWHFPGGEPTTSTEKKPVVRYKEEGVYPVTLTAKNAVGEDVITKEAFITVTKEAKGGVKNLALGKKATASSFVGSEKPDLAFDGKVTDNSKWCAVGDAPHWVAVDLGEMHKISEFVIKHAEEGGEPAAFNTSDYRIQLSSDGESWTDVACVNGNAQGVSKHAIPLTEARYARLYISKPTQGGDTAARIYEFEVHGLVK, encoded by the coding sequence GTGTTTGCACCACTTAGTTACGCTGCACAGCCTGAATCGTCGTATTGGTATCCGGAGGATTTGCTGAAGTGGTCGCCGGAGAAAGATCCGGATGCAACGTTTAATCGGGGCACGATCCCGCTGCAAGGACGTGTGATTGGAGACAAGGTCAATGCCAACGCGACGAAAGAACCTAAATTGGTGGCGCTGTCAGCGATGTACCCGTCAACGAGTGGTGCGCCGTCCCAAGGTGGGGACTCTTTCGATGTGTACGCGTTTAACTACTGGCAATACGTCGATACGCTCGTCATGTGGGGCGGGTCGGCTGGCGAAGGCATTATCGTCCCACCGAGTGCCGACGTCATCGACGCGGCACACACAAACGGGGTGAAAGTGTTAGGCACCGTTTTCTTCCCGCCGCAAGTTTACGGGGGAAAATACGAATGGGTGGAGCAACTGTTGCAACAGGAGGCGGACGGATCGTTCCCACTCGCCGATAAGCTGCTCGAAGTTGCGACATACTACGGTTTTGACGGATGGTTTTTCAACCAAGAAACTGAAGGCGGTAACACTGAGGACGCCGCTAACATGCAGCGATTTTTGCAATACATGCAGCAGCACAAACCGAAAGACATGCACATTATGTGGTATGATTCGATGGTTGAGAACGGTAGCATCCGTTGGCAGAATGCGCTTACGGATCAAAATATGATGTTTTTTCATGATGACGGTGCAAAAGTGGCCGACAGTATGTTCTTAAACTTTTGGTGGCGGGATATGCAGTCTTCCCACGACAAAGCGAAAAGTGTCGCGCGAAGTCCATACGATTTATTCGCCGGCATCGATGTCGAAGCGAATGGTTACAACACGCAAGTGTCTTGGGACGGATTGTTTCCTGCTGGTAAAGCAGCGAAAACATCGCTTGGCATTTACCGTCCGGACTGGAGCTATAAAAGTTCCGATAGTGCTGAACAATTTTATGCTAAAGAAGACCGCTTTTGGGTAGGCGAAAACGGTGATCCACGTCATACGGACACGAAAGCCAACTGGAAAGGCATTGCCCATTATATCGTCGAGCGGTCGCCGATCGATAAACTGCCGTTTACGACACACTTTAATACAGGGCACGGCAAGTTTTTCGCTGTCGACGGGAAAGTATTGCGTGAGAAAGAGTGGCACAACCGCAGTTTGCAGGACGTCTTGCCGACGTGGCGGTGGATCGCGGACAGTGAAGGCAAAGCGTTGAAACCGAGCCTCGACTTCGATCGCGCGTACTACGGGGGCAGCTCGTTGAAAGTAACGGGCGATTTAAGCCGGGAAAACGCGACGCACCTCAAATTGTACCGCACAGACTTGAAAGTGGAGAAACATACGAAGTTGTCCGTCACTTATAAGACGCCCTTTAAACGTGCAGAGATGAAAGTCGGCCTCGAATTCGCGGACAAACCCGGTGAGTTTGTGTTCCTCAAAACGGGTCCGTTAAAGGGAAATAAGTGGGATACGAAAAAAGTGTCGTTAAATAAGTATCGCGGCAAGACGATTACGGCGGTCTCGCTCAAGTTTGACAGCAAAAAGCCGATCGATGATTTTTCGCTCAACGTCGGGCAACTGTCGATAAAAAATAAAGCTTCATTGAAAAAATTACCTCGCGTGTCTAACGTGACGATCGACAACGCGTTTAAAGAAGGTATTTACGCCGATGCGCGCGTCGCGTGGCAACCGGTGAAAAACGCCGCACGGTATGAGGTATACCGTATTCAGTCGAACGGGAAAAAAGAGTTTCTCGGGGCGACGCCGAACGACGTCTATTACGTGCCACAAATGAAGCGCCAGTCGAGCGCTGAACAAAAGACGACGTTAGAAATTGTCGCGTTAGACAAATACGACCGCCGGGGGAAACGCGCGCGTGCAACGTTCGAGTGGCCAGCTTACCCACGGCCTGCTGCTGCATTTACTGCAAATCAAACCGTCGTCGCTCCTGGTGAAGAGGTGCAATTTTTCGATCAGTCGTCGGAAGTGACACAGGAAGTTGTGTGGCACTTCCCGGGAGGTGAACCGACGACGAGTACGGAGAAAAAGCCAGTCGTCCGTTACAAAGAAGAGGGAGTTTACCCTGTAACGTTAACGGCTAAAAATGCGGTAGGCGAAGATGTCATCACAAAAGAAGCGTTCATTACCGTCACGAAGGAAGCGAAGGGCGGCGTGAAGAACTTAGCGCTCGGCAAAAAAGCGACTGCCAGCAGTTTCGTTGGCAGCGAGAAGCCAGATCTCGCTTTTGACGGGAAGGTGACCGATAACAGTAAATGGTGCGCGGTCGGAGACGCCCCCCACTGGGTAGCGGTCGACTTAGGAGAAATGCATAAAATAAGTGAATTTGTCATTAAGCATGCAGAGGAAGGTGGAGAGCCTGCGGCGTTTAACACGAGTGACTATCGCATCCAATTAAGTAGCGACGGTGAATCTTGGACAGATGTCGCCTGCGTGAATGGAAATGCACAGGGGGTAAGTAAACACGCCATTCCGTTAACGGAAGCGCGCTATGCGCGGCTCTACATTTCCAAGCCGACCCAGGGAGGGGATACCGCGGCGCGCATTTACGAGTTTGAAGTACACGGGCTTGTGAAATGA
- a CDS encoding ABC transporter permease, with product MNSSERIFKRRFGEAAAKGIRYFMLVAGGGGMPILFILAAVGVVYGYVSFLKWLPTDFPAYALMAVVVSLALTQTSVRTFIQPADVVFLLPLESEMQHYFRRCLTYSVFMQVVKVGAVMALLLPLYRARIGDETGFLIALAFVALFKAWNVYAHFRELHLQNGRGVHIAFRLAANVLLTVPLFYGGSVLLYTLIAALILAMLTLYYRKVGAGNRYPWYTFVALEQRRVNALYTFASFFVDVPHILQRTKARAWLAVLLQRIPYGARNTHLYLYARTFLRSGEYFSLFLRLTTITAIVIVFIPTEWAVFAAFLVGLTLTGIQLPAVRAKHLHAFWLKLYPVEQAEDKRALAQLVCIALAVQSVIVSAVYLIVHQGPLLALALASCGLLFSYAFSFVYLPGRLKDESYEV from the coding sequence ATGAACAGTAGCGAACGTATTTTTAAACGGCGGTTTGGCGAAGCAGCGGCCAAAGGTATCCGTTACTTTATGCTCGTCGCCGGCGGCGGCGGGATGCCGATCTTGTTCATCCTCGCCGCGGTCGGTGTCGTATACGGTTACGTCTCCTTTCTAAAGTGGCTACCGACTGACTTTCCAGCCTACGCACTGATGGCTGTCGTCGTGTCGCTCGCCCTTACGCAAACGTCGGTACGCACATTTATCCAACCGGCCGACGTCGTGTTTTTGCTCCCGCTGGAAAGCGAAATGCAGCATTATTTTCGCCGCTGCTTGACGTACAGCGTATTTATGCAAGTCGTGAAGGTTGGCGCCGTAATGGCACTGTTGCTTCCGCTGTACCGCGCCCGCATTGGCGATGAAACGGGTTTTCTCATCGCCCTCGCCTTTGTCGCACTGTTCAAAGCGTGGAACGTGTACGCCCACTTTCGCGAGCTACACTTACAAAACGGTCGCGGTGTACACATCGCGTTCCGCTTGGCTGCCAACGTGCTGCTCACCGTCCCTTTGTTTTACGGTGGATCCGTCTTGCTGTACACACTGATCGCCGCGCTGATTCTCGCCATGCTCACACTGTACTATCGTAAAGTGGGCGCAGGCAATCGTTACCCGTGGTATACGTTCGTCGCCTTGGAGCAAAGGCGCGTCAATGCCTTGTACACGTTCGCCAGCTTTTTTGTCGACGTGCCACACATTTTACAGCGGACAAAAGCACGGGCGTGGCTCGCCGTGCTCCTGCAGCGAATTCCTTACGGGGCGCGCAACACGCACCTTTATTTGTACGCGCGGACGTTTTTGCGCAGTGGCGAGTACTTCAGCCTCTTTTTGCGTTTAACGACCATTACGGCGATCGTCATCGTGTTCATTCCGACCGAGTGGGCCGTCTTTGCTGCCTTCCTCGTCGGCTTGACGCTTACCGGTATCCAACTGCCCGCCGTGCGGGCAAAGCATCTGCACGCGTTCTGGCTAAAGCTGTACCCGGTCGAGCAGGCGGAGGACAAACGGGCGCTCGCCCAATTAGTATGTATCGCTCTCGCCGTGCAAAGTGTGATCGTGAGCGCCGTTTACTTAATCGTCCACCAAGGCCCGTTACTTGCGCTCGCGCTCGCCTCTTGTGGCCTGCTGTTCAGTTATGCATTTAGTTTTGTTTATTTGCCGGGGCGCTTGAAAGATGAAAGTTACGAGGTCTAG
- a CDS encoding histidine phosphatase family protein gives MWGDIGRELGYRTFVETIKNFSNFGLEKAMATVKKLDTLGLAEDLQTVRRRVQEELTHIAKQQAKQGGGNVLVVSHGVSILAMISVMTDDPAKNDQLANASVTKIVFRDGRFDVQTVGDLSYVEAGQ, from the coding sequence ATGTGGGGAGACATTGGTAGAGAACTAGGTTACAGGACATTCGTAGAGACGATAAAAAACTTCTCGAATTTCGGATTGGAAAAAGCGATGGCGACCGTTAAAAAACTTGATACGTTGGGTCTTGCCGAGGATTTGCAGACCGTTCGTAGGCGCGTGCAAGAGGAACTTACTCACATTGCGAAACAACAAGCTAAGCAAGGTGGCGGAAATGTTCTCGTAGTTAGCCACGGCGTGTCCATTTTGGCCATGATCTCGGTTATGACAGATGACCCTGCCAAAAACGATCAGTTAGCCAATGCGAGTGTTACTAAAATTGTTTTCCGAGACGGTAGGTTCGATGTACAAACGGTCGGTGATTTAAGTTACGTAGAAGCGGGCCAATAA
- a CDS encoding phosphoglycerate mutase family protein, giving the protein MKKKGNEVVLYVTRHGKTHFNTVRRVQGWSDTPLTDEGVRVAEQLGKGLKKENVHFDAAYSSDSGRARETARIVLDSIGQRELTITENKKIGRRTSVFMKVI; this is encoded by the coding sequence ATGAAAAAGAAAGGTAACGAAGTCGTCTTATATGTCACAAGACACGGTAAAACGCATTTTAACACAGTACGCCGCGTACAAGGTTGGTCGGATACGCCGCTTACCGACGAAGGTGTCAGGGTAGCTGAACAATTAGGTAAAGGTCTAAAAAAGGAAAACGTTCATTTCGATGCCGCATACTCAAGTGATTCAGGCCGTGCGCGTGAAACAGCTCGGATTGTCCTAGATTCAATAGGACAAAGAGAGTTAACTATAACTGAAAATAAAAAAATTGGGAGGCGTACTTCGGTATTTATGAAGGTGATTTAG